Genomic DNA from Psychrobacter urativorans:
AACGTCCACTGTTGCTCTTTAGATAGCTCGTTGCCATAACCCTAGTAAAATTATTTAAAGCACTTGTAGCGTCTCTGAGTGCGTTCTATAATATCAGGTCTGAAAGTTCGGAATACCGAAGCACGCTATTCGATAAGCTTCTACCGTACGGTTAATTGTTTTGCCACGATGTTCACGCGCTAATGTTTTATTTGTCTCAACAGTGGTTTCATTGTTGATGTAATCATCTAGTTTCTGTAAGTAATTGACCGCAGTAGCAACGACTTTCACCATATCTGTAGTGGCATTGAGTCTCTCAATAGGAAGTCGGATTTGGTCTTTGTGGTCTTCTCTTTGCTTATCTAAAGCCTGTACGAAGTCTTCAAATTCTTGTTTAATCGCGTTGTATTGCGCTCGCTCGGTTTTTGGATCACGTAATAAATTAACCATTTCTTGATTGGTGCTTCTAAAATCTGCGGTCATCAACTGAGTGATACGCTGATGATAACTATGAATCTCTTCACCTTCATGCCGTTCTAGCTGACAGTCTTTAGAAAACTGATCGAGTAAGTCACTTTGGCGGTAATCAAATTTGTCTGGATAGTCATCAGGATCTTCCATCCACTTGGCTTTAAGGCGATTGGTGTCATTGTGACGAAAGACAAAAAGCAAGGCTAACTGCTGTTTGTTTCGCTCAGCTCGCTGATAAGCGTCTTCAACTTGTCGATCTCTGTATCGCGTTTCTCTATCACCTCTTGTTGCTGCGCTATCAAATCGTCTTTTTTGTTCAGCAAGTCGAGTAGCTCTTGCTCGGCTTGCGTGGTCATCGAAAGGGCTTGGGGCTGGGGTTCTGTTAGCGCTTTCTGCAATGATTTTATTGATGACGATTGCTTGTTGTTGGTCTCTTGCAATGCTTTGTTGACTTGTGCCAGTGATTTTGATGAGGCGTTTAGCTCGTTTATTTGCCCATTCAGCGTTAGAAAGGTTTGCTTCAGCGACGCTTTGGTTGAGTTGACTTCGGCGAGCTGCCGATGCAATGCCTCGTTTGCTACTTTCAATTCGCTGTTGGCTGTCATCAAGGCATTTGATGACTTGTTGATGTCGATGAGCTGTCCACTCAATTCTTTCACATGACCACTCAATGTATTCATGAACATGTCGCTCATCTTCGCTCCTTAGTTTATTGATCGCTTTGCGCTGATTGATGACCCTAATAGCTCGGTTCTCATTGCCCTTGTCCGTTTTGATGCCCTTGCGTTCCATATGAGTGGCATCAACGCCCATTTTGATGGTTGGCAGACGGTCTAAACCCTGATCTTTAAAACTGCGGGCATCCAATGGCGTGATATCCAGTTCTACTAACGCTTTGTTTGCCATATCTACCCATAACTGCCGAATGTCT
This window encodes:
- a CDS encoding MobA/MobL family protein, with amino-acid sequence MLDYLESFFVGDTPSPKHHQKRGVQKPILRQLIMAIVHIETKAISRKAGQSAVASAAYRAGVILNDVRYDKTHDYSKKSGVMSADIILPSTLQAKGVMVSREEIWNKAENVEGRSDSRVAREWLVNLPHELNEDKRKSLAHEFAQALADKYNIIADCAIHSPSKKEVARGADPRNYHAHILVTTREAQLDANGSLFFDKQFKIPFEWSNKKRAENNLQSSIQEIKDIRQLWVDMANKALVELDITPLDARSFKDQGLDRLPTIKMGVDATHMERKGIKTDKGNENRAIRVINQRKAINKLRSEDERHVHEYIEWSCERIEWTAHRHQQVIKCLDDSQQRIESSKRGIASAARRSQLNQSVAEANLSNAEWANKRAKRLIKITGTSQQSIARDQQQAIVINKIIAESANRTPAPSPFDDHASRARATRLAEQKRRFDSAATRGDRETRYRDRQVEDAYQRAERNKQQLALLFVFRHNDTNRLKAKWMEDPDDYPDKFDYRQSDLLDQFSKDCQLERHEGEEIHSYHQRITQLMTADFRSTNQEMVNLLRDPKTERAQYNAIKQEFEDFVQALDKQREDHKDQIRLPIERLNATTDMVKVVATAVNYLQKLDDYINNETTVETNKTLAREHRGKTINRTVEAYRIACFGIPNFQT